CTAAATGTCGCGCACTGCTCGAATCATTTCGGCCAATCCAATTGGCGAGTAGGGCTTTTCGAGAAATCCTTGAAAGCCAGCCTCGTAGCACACTTCAGGTGTGAACGTCATTGTTCCGGCGGTAATCGCGACCATCGGGGCCGTCACGTTTCGATCACGCAGCGCTTTCGCCAATTGCAAACCATCAGTGTCCGGCAGCATCAAGTCGAGCAGGATGACGTCGAAACTGGTTAAATCAGGCCGAGCCAGCGTTGACTCTCCGTCTGGCTCTACCTGGAAGGTCGCACCATGGCGGCTCAAGGCCCGCTTCAAAAGCTCTTGATGGAATGGCTGATCTTCGGTCGCCAGAATGTGCAGTGACTGAAGGCTAGGTAAACACTGAAGCGGAGGTAATGTCTTGGTGTTTGATGGGCAATCCATATCCCGGTTACCAACAAATAGGCGAATGTGGGCATGATGGGGCGGAAACTTAGACGATGCGATGAAAGAGATCGTCTAAAGTGGAAACTAGTACGCCGAGACGTTTTCGCCACCAAGAGGTTGGTTAAGTTAAGCGGAAATGTCGCACTGACATGACCGATTAGCTCGGTCGGTCAGGTTGGAATCCTTAGAGGGGCAGGGATTGTTAAGATTCAAAGAACCTAGCCCAACTTAGCCTGGCTCCATGCCTTCTGAGTAAGGAGGAGTCTCGCCTTGGATCTCGTGAAGCGCATTTTTTGCCGCACGCTGCTCCGCTTCCTTCTTGTTCGCGCCCCAGGCTGAAGTGTAACGCGTCCCTTGAAGCACGACCGCAACGTTGAAGAACTTGCTGTGATCGGGGCCTTTCTCGGCAACCAACTCGTAATTGGGAGTCGTGCCGTATTCTCGCTGAGCAAACTGTTGCAGCATCGACTTGTAGTTGCTGCCCACTTCGCCGGCCGAGGCCTGGTCGATCTCGTCTTCGAGCACACTTGCCAGAAACGTATTCACCGCTTCATCGCCGCCATCGAGATAAATCGCCGCGATAATAGCCTCGAAAACGTCGGCTAATAGCGACTTGGGCAACGACTGCGTCGAGGCCATTCCCTTACCGAGAATCAGAAATGGTTCGAGCCCCATCTGATCGCTTAACCGTGCACACGTACTACGGCTAACCACGATCGACTTGATGCGGGTAAGATCCCCTTCCAGGTAATTCGGAAACATCCGAAAAAGAGTCTCACAGACGAATTTGCCCAGAATGGCATCGCCCAGAAATTCGAGTCGTTCGTTACTTCCCAAACGATGATTGGCACCCGACGCATGGGTCAGGGCAGACTGCAGAAGTTCACGATTCTTGAACTTATAACCGAGCTTCTGTTCGCACTCGGAGAGCTGATCTCCACCGGTGGCCGGCGAGTCTTGACCTCGTAGCATATCGAACGGATCCATTTC
Above is a genomic segment from Blastopirellula marina containing:
- the rnc gene encoding ribonuclease III encodes the protein MLRGQDSPATGGDQLSECEQKLGYKFKNRELLQSALTHASGANHRLGSNERLEFLGDAILGKFVCETLFRMFPNYLEGDLTRIKSIVVSRSTCARLSDQMGLEPFLILGKGMASTQSLPKSLLADVFEAIIAAIYLDGGDEAVNTFLASVLEDEIDQASAGEVGSNYKSMLQQFAQREYGTTPNYELVAEKGPDHSKFFNVAVVLQGTRYTSAWGANKKEAEQRAAKNALHEIQGETPPYSEGMEPG
- a CDS encoding response regulator encodes the protein MDCPSNTKTLPPLQCLPSLQSLHILATEDQPFHQELLKRALSRHGATFQVEPDGESTLARPDLTSFDVILLDLMLPDTDGLQLAKALRDRNVTAPMVAITAGTMTFTPEVCYEAGFQGFLEKPYSPIGLAEMIRAVRDI